One window of the Kiritimatiellales bacterium genome contains the following:
- a CDS encoding efflux RND transporter periplasmic adaptor subunit has protein sequence MTKKQRMIGLLTGAGMLLFGSISGWLFYKSKPVAQRTRMSTMIPVVEVTELTRVSVPVSVDCMGTVIADRDVSIQAEVAGRITGTLPGLVEGVFVNAGDVLLTIDRSDYELAVQQAEAALHGAQSALRQEEGRQAVAKHELELIGEGRSMDDAYRDLTLREPQLKAAQADLDAAKTKLERANLDLRRTNIAAPFDAVVQSVDVDPGDYASMNRTLLQLVATDRFFVRASLPLNALSLFPEIENNSYPAEIILTDGTVRSGTLYKLLPDLTAQGRMARILIAVADPFAGARPLLLGEVVRVKLTGQTEENVCLIERTAYRDGSNVWMVDAENKMHILPAEFVQGYEQQVLVRVHFKEGWQLVSSDIPAPVQGMELRIHNAPEGAAE, from the coding sequence ATGACAAAAAAACAACGTATGATCGGACTTTTAACCGGCGCCGGAATGCTGCTGTTCGGATCGATCAGCGGATGGCTGTTTTATAAGAGCAAACCGGTGGCGCAGCGCACGCGGATGTCGACGATGATTCCGGTGGTGGAAGTAACGGAGCTGACGCGCGTGTCGGTGCCGGTGTCAGTGGACTGTATGGGCACAGTGATTGCTGATCGCGATGTTTCAATTCAGGCGGAGGTGGCGGGACGGATTACCGGCACGCTGCCGGGGCTGGTGGAAGGGGTTTTTGTAAACGCCGGCGATGTGCTGCTGACGATCGACCGCAGCGATTATGAACTGGCGGTGCAGCAGGCGGAAGCGGCACTGCACGGCGCGCAGAGCGCGCTGCGGCAGGAGGAGGGCCGGCAGGCGGTGGCGAAACATGAGCTGGAACTGATCGGCGAAGGCCGGAGCATGGACGATGCGTATCGAGATCTCACGCTGCGTGAACCGCAGTTGAAAGCGGCCCAGGCGGATCTTGACGCGGCAAAGACAAAACTGGAGAGAGCAAATCTCGATTTGCGGCGTACAAATATTGCAGCGCCGTTCGATGCGGTGGTACAGAGCGTGGATGTGGACCCCGGCGATTATGCGTCGATGAACCGCACGCTGCTTCAGCTTGTAGCGACAGACCGGTTTTTTGTGCGCGCATCGCTGCCGTTAAATGCCCTGTCACTGTTTCCGGAGATTGAAAACAATTCATATCCGGCGGAAATTATTTTAACAGACGGCACGGTGCGCTCCGGCACGCTTTATAAACTGCTGCCGGACTTAACAGCGCAGGGACGCATGGCGCGGATTCTGATTGCAGTCGCCGATCCGTTTGCCGGCGCCCGCCCGTTGCTGCTCGGTGAAGTGGTGCGCGTGAAGCTGACGGGACAGACAGAGGAGAATGTCTGTCTGATTGAGCGCACAGCGTATCGCGACGGTTCAAACGTCTGGATGGTGGACGCGGAAAATAAAATGCACATTCTGCCGGCAGAGTTTGTGCAGGGCTATGAGCAGCAGGTGCTGGTGCGTGTTCACTTTAAAGAGGGCTGGCAGCTGGTGAGTTCAGATATTCCGGCGCCGGTGCAGGGTATGGAGCTCCGCATTCATAACGCACCGGAAGGAGCGGCGGAATGA
- a CDS encoding TolC family protein, which translates to MMKKFVTKKYSAGAVLLLLCTSCALLPKKERAAPDDLPDAWRAESAGIATTNEWWKAFGDEQLNRLMERALGNNLTIEQAAARLRQAEAAAVKSGAARFPSADGSARAGSEYRHTDRAGTVTTDDYQLGLSASYEVDLWGRVASTRRAALYDLKASRFDLETAAMTIAAQTAGTYFEWQYLQCRLAVLKEQLKTNRQMLSVVEKRFETSQSSSLDIFQQRRQVFSAAAALQPVKAALSAAGNALAVLIGEMPQTELNLTVLPLPAIPAWPDAGIPAVLLERRPDLQAKWALLESADHTVRAARADRLPAITLTASASYRDDSMNGLFDNWVKNLAAGVTAPLIDGGRRRAEVRRVKAVVDERAAAYRAAVLSAFGEVENALTAEKYQQEYVAKIRRQYGAAESAAEEAYRRYTRGLESYFDALTMETIRQNLEVTVLAAEYELLTDRIQLYRVLGGDWGEILKGIRE; encoded by the coding sequence ATGATGAAAAAGTTTGTGACTAAAAAATATTCTGCCGGCGCGGTGCTGCTTCTGCTCTGCACATCGTGCGCGCTGTTGCCAAAAAAAGAACGCGCCGCACCGGACGATCTGCCGGATGCCTGGCGTGCGGAGTCCGCCGGAATTGCCACGACCAACGAATGGTGGAAGGCGTTCGGTGATGAGCAGCTGAACCGTTTAATGGAACGTGCGCTGGGAAACAACCTGACTATTGAACAGGCGGCGGCGCGGTTGCGGCAGGCGGAAGCGGCGGCGGTTAAATCCGGTGCGGCGCGATTTCCATCGGCTGATGGATCGGCCAGGGCGGGCTCGGAGTACAGGCATACCGACCGCGCCGGAACGGTGACAACGGATGACTATCAGCTCGGTCTCTCCGCGAGTTACGAAGTGGATTTATGGGGGCGCGTGGCATCGACGCGGCGTGCGGCGCTGTACGATCTAAAAGCGAGCCGGTTTGATCTGGAAACGGCGGCGATGACAATTGCGGCGCAGACTGCCGGAACCTATTTTGAATGGCAGTATCTGCAGTGCCGGCTCGCCGTGCTGAAAGAGCAGTTGAAAACAAACCGGCAAATGCTTTCGGTGGTGGAAAAGCGGTTTGAAACATCGCAGTCGAGTTCGCTGGATATTTTTCAGCAGCGCCGGCAGGTTTTTTCGGCGGCGGCGGCGCTTCAGCCGGTCAAAGCGGCGCTGAGCGCCGCCGGAAATGCGCTCGCGGTTTTAATCGGTGAAATGCCGCAGACGGAGTTGAATTTAACGGTGCTGCCGCTGCCGGCAATTCCGGCATGGCCGGATGCCGGGATTCCGGCGGTACTGCTGGAACGCCGGCCGGACCTGCAGGCGAAATGGGCGCTGCTGGAGTCGGCGGATCATACGGTGCGCGCGGCGCGCGCAGACCGTCTGCCGGCAATTACGCTGACGGCATCGGCGTCCTATCGCGATGATTCGATGAACGGTCTGTTTGATAACTGGGTGAAAAATCTTGCCGCCGGTGTAACGGCGCCGCTGATCGACGGCGGGCGCCGGCGCGCCGAAGTCCGGCGCGTAAAAGCGGTGGTGGATGAGCGCGCGGCGGCGTATCGTGCAGCGGTTTTATCGGCCTTCGGCGAAGTGGAAAACGCATTGACAGCGGAAAAATATCAGCAGGAGTATGTCGCAAAAATCCGGCGGCAGTACGGTGCGGCGGAGTCGGCGGCGGAAGAGGCATACCGGCGCTACACGCGCGGACTGGAGAGTTATTTTGATGCGCTGACCATGGAAACAATCCGGCAGAATCTGGAGGTGACTGTGCTGGCGGCGGAATATGAACTGCTGACAGACCGCATTCAGCTGTATCGTGTGCTCGGCGGCGATTGGGGGGAAATTTTGAAAGGGATTAGGGAATAG
- a CDS encoding TetR/AcrR family transcriptional regulator codes for MIQPGLSKKDLRRKAILRAAAEVSKDRRYDEVKLEEIAAQAGVGKGTLYLYFKDKEDLFVALIGEGTREVAARIREIADSPGDYRARFLQYVKEMSQFARRRFGLIRLMQQSSKNSIEKKAEPYFRESEAAVFYLLKKGVAEGALRDDIPLAELHCLLVGPLFFRNRVRELRGRRVDLDSLVENIWSVITHKKAGSYQPRKTRKGTKGLTAKEREKRSAGSV; via the coding sequence ATGATACAACCGGGGCTCAGTAAAAAAGATCTGCGGCGCAAAGCAATTTTGCGCGCGGCGGCTGAGGTATCGAAAGACCGGCGTTATGACGAGGTGAAGCTGGAGGAGATTGCGGCGCAGGCCGGTGTCGGTAAAGGCACGCTCTATCTGTATTTTAAGGACAAAGAGGATTTGTTTGTTGCACTGATCGGCGAAGGAACGCGCGAAGTTGCGGCGCGGATTCGCGAAATTGCGGATTCACCCGGTGATTACCGCGCGCGGTTTTTGCAGTATGTTAAGGAAATGTCGCAGTTTGCCCGGCGCCGGTTCGGTCTGATTCGCTTAATGCAGCAGTCGTCAAAAAATTCCATTGAAAAAAAGGCGGAGCCGTATTTCCGCGAGAGCGAAGCGGCGGTGTTTTACCTGCTTAAAAAGGGTGTCGCGGAAGGCGCGCTGCGTGATGATATTCCCCTGGCGGAACTGCATTGCCTGCTGGTCGGTCCGCTGTTTTTCAGAAATCGCGTGCGGGAGCTGCGCGGGCGCAGAGTGGATCTGGATTCGCTGGTTGAAAATATCTGGTCGGTCATCACGCATAAAAAGGCGGGAAGTTATCAGCCACGAAAAACACGGAAAGGCACAAAAGGGTTAACCGCAAAAGAACGCGAAAAAAGATCAGCCGGATCAGTCTGA
- the tadA gene encoding tRNA adenosine(34) deaminase TadA, which translates to MDSLSENTIYMRMALREAERAAEAGEVPCGALIVRNGEILGKAHNQTELLKDPTAHAEILAITQAAAAVENWRLTDSVLYVTKEPCPMCAGAIVLARIKKVVWGVDDPKRGGARSKFEILDHADLNHRVEIETGVLAGECRSLLQDFFRMRRAGK; encoded by the coding sequence ATGGACTCTCTCTCTGAAAACACCATTTACATGCGCATGGCGCTGCGCGAAGCGGAACGTGCCGCGGAAGCCGGCGAAGTGCCATGCGGCGCGCTGATTGTGCGCAACGGTGAAATTCTCGGCAAAGCGCATAACCAGACCGAACTGTTGAAAGACCCGACTGCACACGCCGAAATTCTCGCCATTACGCAGGCCGCCGCCGCCGTTGAAAACTGGCGGCTCACTGATTCGGTTTTATACGTAACGAAAGAGCCCTGCCCGATGTGCGCCGGCGCAATCGTGCTTGCGCGCATCAAAAAAGTGGTGTGGGGCGTGGACGACCCGAAGCGCGGGGGGGCACGCTCTAAATTTGAAATTCTGGATCACGCCGATTTGAATCATCGCGTTGAAATTGAAACCGGCGTGCTCGCCGGCGAATGCCGGTCCCTGCTGCAGGATTTTTTTCGCATGCGCCGCGCCGGAAAATAA
- a CDS encoding M28 family peptidase — protein sequence MMMEILKILFLISCGFCLLACKPAVETSLFSGEHALAETAALVKIVPRESGTGGARRAAVHLETRMQEIGVPAVIDTFKDQTPAGEMYFHNVVGRLPGKTSRLIVIGSHFDTKSGIAPDFQGANDSGSSSGVLLEMIRVLKSRAPYETEFMFAFFDGEECLKQYNMMTDGLHGSRRLAKEVYTAGGAQFVEAVIILDMIGDKNLNVTIPRNSSRKLTKELFAAADELGHRAKFGLARGDIIDDHVPFLALGMPVINLIDFEYGSAPGLNDYWHTPEDTMDKLSVESLQIIGDTVLRMIERLQ from the coding sequence ATGATGATGGAAATTTTAAAAATCTTGTTTTTAATCAGTTGCGGATTTTGTTTGCTTGCCTGCAAACCGGCGGTGGAAACGAGTCTGTTTTCCGGCGAACATGCACTGGCTGAAACAGCGGCGCTGGTGAAGATTGTGCCGCGCGAGTCGGGTACCGGCGGTGCGCGGCGTGCAGCGGTGCATCTGGAAACGCGCATGCAAGAAATCGGCGTTCCGGCGGTGATCGATACGTTTAAGGATCAGACGCCGGCCGGCGAAATGTATTTCCATAATGTGGTGGGCCGGCTGCCGGGAAAAACATCACGGCTGATTGTGATCGGCTCGCACTTTGACACAAAAAGCGGCATTGCACCGGATTTTCAGGGCGCGAACGATTCCGGATCCAGCTCCGGCGTGCTGCTTGAAATGATTCGCGTTTTAAAATCGCGCGCACCGTATGAAACGGAATTTATGTTTGCATTTTTTGACGGCGAGGAATGTCTCAAGCAGTACAACATGATGACCGACGGACTGCACGGCAGCCGGCGCCTGGCAAAAGAAGTGTATACCGCCGGCGGTGCGCAGTTTGTTGAGGCAGTCATTATTCTTGATATGATCGGCGACAAAAATCTGAATGTTACCATACCGCGCAACAGTTCGCGCAAGCTGACAAAAGAGCTGTTTGCCGCTGCCGATGAGCTCGGACACCGTGCAAAATTCGGACTCGCGCGCGGCGATATCATTGACGATCACGTTCCGTTCCTCGCGCTTGGAATGCCGGTGATTAATCTGATCGATTTTGAATACGGCTCTGCGCCCGGACTCAACGATTACTGGCATACGCCGGAAGATACGATGGATAAACTCTCTGTCGAAAGCCTGCAGATCATCGGTGACACCGTTTTGCGGATGATCGAACGGCTGCAATAG
- a CDS encoding HPr family phosphocarrier protein, whose amino-acid sequence MVEIKAVIQNEAGIHCRPTAVITQAAVEYSGKIKISAPSGSCNLGSALELMMLGLDHGTPVTIQVSGEDEAATAAKFKELFERHFDFPNAGQE is encoded by the coding sequence ATGGTTGAGATAAAGGCAGTCATTCAGAACGAAGCCGGAATTCACTGCCGTCCGACGGCGGTGATTACACAGGCGGCGGTTGAATATTCCGGCAAAATTAAAATCAGTGCGCCGTCCGGCTCGTGCAATCTCGGCTCCGCACTTGAACTGATGATGCTTGGTCTCGATCACGGCACACCGGTAACCATTCAGGTCTCCGGCGAGGATGAGGCTGCAACCGCCGCAAAATTCAAAGAGCTTTTTGAGCGTCATTTTGATTTCCCAAACGCCGGCCAGGAATAA
- a CDS encoding DUF2851 family protein: MYSAPSIPEHLFFRAAKYKSLFQNNELCETPARRFPYTERHLQALWFDKQLRPPELKTTRGEIVTVENAGRWNLEAGPDFTGAVLLIGRSQRRISGDVEIHVHPSGWKHHGHADDLRYSNVRFHITWFAGAADETLFPADTVHIALAGQCTVDLNSIDTAAYPYLQPNLRGRLPEFGGTPDEIIEILESAGVERLKNKTRHIARQIAEHGEAQALYEEVAGALGYKHNKAPFKQLARRLPVNTLIEKTSGDWEKIYAVLLGVSGLLPKQPAASWTDEAKKELRRLWDKWWREEHRWEDVIPLKKTDWRLAGVRPLNHPVRRLCALAQWVAGGIFKNMIAVPSSHFLQFKNNFWTNHIGWTGREASAELVGESRLNAIELNVIIPFRLAKGDSTALNTLPAEPANSIIRETAYTLFGPDHSPKLYRTALARQGLIQIFNDYILNQYAG; the protein is encoded by the coding sequence ATGTATAGTGCGCCTTCCATTCCGGAACATCTCTTTTTTCGCGCCGCAAAATATAAAAGTCTTTTTCAAAACAACGAACTTTGCGAAACGCCGGCGCGCCGGTTTCCTTATACTGAACGTCATTTGCAGGCGCTGTGGTTCGATAAACAACTGCGTCCGCCGGAACTGAAAACGACGCGCGGAGAAATCGTCACTGTTGAAAATGCCGGCCGGTGGAATCTGGAAGCCGGCCCCGACTTCACCGGCGCGGTGCTTTTAATTGGACGTTCACAGCGCCGGATTTCCGGCGATGTTGAAATCCACGTTCATCCGTCCGGCTGGAAACATCACGGACATGCAGATGATCTGCGTTATTCAAACGTCCGCTTTCACATCACCTGGTTTGCCGGTGCAGCGGACGAAACACTGTTTCCGGCGGATACAGTTCATATTGCGCTCGCCGGACAATGCACGGTGGATCTCAATAGTATTGATACAGCGGCGTATCCTTATCTCCAACCGAACCTGCGGGGCCGGCTTCCCGAATTCGGCGGCACACCGGATGAAATTATCGAAATCCTTGAAAGCGCCGGCGTTGAACGGTTGAAAAATAAAACACGGCACATCGCGCGGCAGATTGCAGAACACGGTGAGGCGCAGGCACTCTACGAAGAAGTTGCCGGCGCACTTGGCTACAAACACAATAAAGCGCCGTTCAAACAGCTTGCGCGCCGGCTGCCGGTGAACACCTTAATTGAAAAAACATCCGGCGACTGGGAAAAAATTTATGCCGTTCTGCTTGGAGTTTCCGGCCTGCTGCCCAAACAGCCCGCCGCCAGCTGGACGGACGAAGCAAAAAAAGAGCTGCGCCGCCTCTGGGATAAATGGTGGCGCGAAGAACACCGGTGGGAAGATGTGATACCACTGAAAAAAACCGACTGGCGGCTTGCCGGTGTCCGTCCGCTCAATCATCCCGTCCGGCGGCTGTGTGCACTCGCACAATGGGTCGCCGGCGGAATTTTTAAAAATATGATTGCAGTACCCTCATCACATTTTCTGCAGTTTAAAAACAATTTCTGGACCAATCATATTGGCTGGACCGGCAGAGAAGCTTCTGCGGAACTCGTCGGGGAAAGCCGGTTAAATGCTATCGAGCTCAACGTCATCATCCCGTTCCGGCTAGCTAAAGGTGATTCCACTGCGCTCAACACACTTCCGGCGGAACCGGCGAACAGCATCATTCGCGAAACCGCCTATACACTTTTCGGACCCGATCACTCGCCGAAACTCTATCGCACTGCACTCGCGCGGCAGGGGCTCATTCAAATATTCAATGATTATATTTTGAATCAGTACGCCGGTTGA
- a CDS encoding sulfatase: MRAIMVMFDSLNRHMLPPYGCDWVHAPNFQRLAERTVAFETSFVGSMPCMPARREIHTGRYNFLHRSWGPLEPFDDSMPEILKRAGIYSHLCSDHAHYWEEGGANYHTKYSTWEIARGQEGDPWIADLSGAVKPPENLHPNQGVELGSPKEHVAQDWINRQFINNREEYYPQNVVFHQGLRFLETNREADNWFLQIETFDPHEPYQVPERFKKLYDDDYTGPFYDWPPYAPATEDEETIRHMRKTNAALISMCDESLGRVLDFMDTHDMWNDTMLIVNTDHGFLLGEHDCWAKCWAPFYNEIARTPLFIWDPRSGISGERRTSLVQTIDLAPTLLDFFNLPVPPDMQGRPLRGVIENDTPVREAGLFGMNGGHINVTDGRYVYMRAPEAGKPNAPICQYTLMPAHMREPFTLEELRTAEMAPPLSFSKECPVMKISSDRWKCRHNFRTMLFDIKADPQQQHELNDPALEQRMIDLLIQCMQSSAAPPEQYLRMGLE, encoded by the coding sequence ATGAGAGCCATTATGGTAATGTTTGATTCGCTGAACCGGCATATGCTGCCGCCGTACGGCTGCGATTGGGTTCACGCGCCGAATTTTCAACGCCTGGCGGAACGGACAGTTGCGTTTGAAACCAGTTTTGTCGGTTCCATGCCGTGCATGCCGGCGCGGCGGGAAATTCACACGGGGCGTTATAATTTTCTGCACCGGAGCTGGGGTCCGCTCGAGCCGTTCGACGATTCGATGCCGGAAATTCTGAAACGCGCCGGAATTTATTCACATCTGTGCAGCGATCATGCTCACTACTGGGAAGAAGGCGGCGCAAACTATCATACCAAATACAGCACGTGGGAAATTGCGCGCGGACAGGAGGGCGATCCATGGATTGCCGACCTTTCCGGTGCAGTAAAACCGCCGGAAAATCTCCATCCGAATCAGGGGGTTGAACTTGGCAGTCCAAAAGAACACGTCGCTCAGGATTGGATCAACCGTCAATTTATCAACAACCGTGAAGAGTATTATCCGCAGAATGTGGTATTTCATCAGGGATTGCGTTTTCTTGAAACCAACCGGGAGGCGGATAACTGGTTTTTGCAGATTGAAACATTCGATCCGCACGAGCCCTATCAGGTTCCGGAACGCTTTAAAAAACTGTACGACGACGACTACACCGGCCCGTTTTACGACTGGCCGCCGTACGCGCCGGCAACAGAAGACGAGGAGACCATCCGGCACATGCGGAAAACAAATGCTGCGCTCATCAGCATGTGCGATGAGTCCCTCGGCCGTGTTCTCGACTTTATGGACACGCACGATATGTGGAACGACACCATGCTGATTGTGAATACCGATCACGGCTTCCTGCTCGGTGAACATGACTGCTGGGCAAAATGCTGGGCGCCGTTCTATAATGAAATCGCCCGGACGCCGCTGTTTATCTGGGATCCGCGTTCCGGAATTTCCGGCGAACGGCGTACATCGCTTGTACAAACCATTGATCTTGCGCCGACGCTGCTCGACTTTTTCAATCTGCCGGTGCCGCCGGACATGCAGGGCAGGCCGCTTCGCGGCGTGATTGAAAACGATACGCCGGTACGTGAAGCCGGACTCTTCGGGATGAACGGCGGACACATTAATGTCACCGACGGCCGCTATGTTTATATGCGCGCGCCGGAAGCAGGCAAACCGAATGCACCGATTTGTCAATACACATTGATGCCGGCACACATGCGCGAACCGTTCACACTGGAAGAATTGCGTACCGCCGAAATGGCACCGCCGCTCAGTTTCAGCAAAGAGTGTCCCGTCATGAAAATATCCAGCGACCGCTGGAAATGCCGGCACAACTTCCGCACCATGCTCTTTGATATTAAAGCCGACCCGCAGCAGCAGCATGAACTCAATGATCCAGCTCTCGAGCAGCGTATGATTGATCTGCTGATTCAGTGTATGCAGTCAAGCGCCGCTCCGCCGGAACAGTATCTGCGGATGGGGCTGGAGTAG
- a CDS encoding sulfatase-like hydrolase/transferase translates to MSLRHSPPTVYDRAYSSAPICVPARAALLTGLTPLRSGVLSNHQWLRPDLKMMGMKTWPDVLRDIGYRTAAVGKMHFHPFALMVGFPGSQEYCRNFLETHMRAWHALDYTTFTEEERKNIRVQYAGNVKQLDDEIGRIIRACKEKGIWDNTLIIVSSDHGDHVGDREMVGKSDYFEESIRVPLIFKAPAQTEGRRLNSLVELQQIPPTLIKYAGAEIPAWWDYEPLYEDEREDAFSYGVISNCCMVRKGPWKLVDYDAGFSELYHLDSDPQELNNRIDDPECQHIRIEYGEALRKWIHKQSFRAHEDKFLMADGGLSEDFSFARRGWVWDYPDPAFKGLL, encoded by the coding sequence ATGAGCTTGCGGCACAGTCCACCCACTGTTTATGATCGGGCGTATTCCAGTGCGCCGATCTGTGTTCCGGCGCGTGCGGCGCTGCTGACGGGATTAACGCCGCTGCGCAGCGGCGTTCTTTCCAACCATCAGTGGCTGCGTCCGGACTTGAAAATGATGGGCATGAAAACGTGGCCGGATGTTTTGCGCGATATCGGCTACCGCACCGCCGCCGTCGGCAAAATGCATTTTCATCCGTTCGCATTGATGGTCGGATTTCCGGGGTCGCAAGAATACTGCCGGAATTTTTTAGAAACACATATGCGCGCATGGCACGCGCTTGATTATACAACCTTTACTGAAGAAGAACGCAAAAATATTCGCGTACAATATGCAGGCAATGTGAAACAGCTCGACGACGAAATCGGACGCATTATTCGTGCATGCAAAGAAAAAGGAATCTGGGATAACACACTTATTATTGTCAGCAGCGATCACGGCGATCATGTCGGCGATCGGGAAATGGTCGGCAAAAGCGATTATTTCGAGGAATCCATTCGCGTGCCGCTGATTTTCAAAGCGCCGGCGCAAACAGAAGGACGACGTCTAAATTCTCTCGTTGAGCTTCAGCAGATTCCGCCGACGCTGATAAAATATGCCGGCGCTGAAATTCCGGCGTGGTGGGACTATGAGCCGCTTTACGAAGATGAGCGCGAAGACGCGTTCAGTTACGGTGTCATTTCCAACTGCTGCATGGTGCGCAAAGGCCCGTGGAAACTTGTTGATTACGACGCAGGTTTCAGCGAGCTGTATCACCTTGATTCCGACCCGCAGGAACTGAACAACCGGATTGACGATCCGGAGTGTCAGCACATCCGCATTGAATACGGCGAAGCGCTGCGCAAGTGGATTCATAAACAATCGTTCCGCGCGCACGAAGACAAATTTCTTATGGCAGATGGAGGACTCAGCGAAGATTTCTCTTTTGCCCGGCGCGGCTGGGTATGGGACTATCCGGATCCGGCATTCAAAGGCTTGTTATAA
- a CDS encoding PQQ-binding-like beta-propeller repeat protein, with protein MDDRQGMLEFTCSVERLPNGNTLIADAGAESGSGSEIIEVNPAGNVVWRSAHGYRFAHTARRLPNGNTVIADTSNNRILEVNPADEIVWSSDDWTGGTGKMSNGSPLHYPNNICMMDAGKMLVTNRNSNGFVIVDCAGNISLESQGELNHPHNCEPLPDGNFIVADSDEDRVRMISAAGETLWEYAAGLRWPRDANLLENGNVLIADSKNSRVLEVTRAGETVWEYQLPYFANIYEVQRLPNGNTLFSDQQHQRVVEVNPAGDEVWQFRNYRREKPVYEKVTNGFFKQRDENGFPADWTLATRLSEGGGKMIWGESAYGKPVPGLEYDRAGALCCQQSVKVDAGQSYRVGCRLKTEGINSGMGCIQVAFKDEFDGLLGDVTQAPKGELFAGDTDWTQDSFEITVPESAAFADIRIFINGAGKIFFNEIRMTPVV; from the coding sequence ATGGATGACCGTCAAGGAATGCTGGAATTCACGTGCAGCGTGGAACGTCTGCCGAACGGAAATACGCTGATTGCCGACGCCGGCGCGGAGAGCGGCAGCGGCAGCGAAATTATTGAAGTAAATCCCGCCGGCAACGTCGTCTGGCGTTCCGCTCACGGTTACCGTTTCGCGCATACCGCGCGCCGTCTGCCAAACGGCAATACAGTGATTGCCGACACAAGCAACAACCGTATTCTTGAAGTTAATCCGGCGGATGAAATTGTTTGGTCGTCCGACGACTGGACCGGCGGCACCGGAAAAATGTCAAACGGCAGTCCGCTTCATTATCCCAACAACATTTGCATGATGGATGCCGGAAAAATGCTGGTGACAAATCGCAACTCGAACGGTTTTGTCATTGTTGATTGCGCCGGAAATATTTCATTAGAGTCACAGGGCGAATTGAATCATCCGCATAACTGCGAACCGCTGCCGGATGGAAATTTTATTGTGGCGGACAGCGATGAAGACCGCGTACGCATGATCAGCGCCGCCGGCGAAACGCTGTGGGAATATGCCGCCGGATTACGCTGGCCGCGCGATGCAAACCTGCTTGAAAACGGTAATGTTCTGATTGCTGATTCAAAAAACAGCCGCGTGCTTGAAGTGACGCGTGCCGGTGAAACCGTTTGGGAATATCAGCTGCCGTATTTCGCAAATATTTATGAAGTGCAGCGCCTGCCGAACGGCAACACGCTTTTTTCAGATCAGCAGCATCAACGTGTGGTTGAGGTGAATCCCGCCGGCGATGAAGTCTGGCAGTTCCGTAATTACCGGCGCGAAAAACCGGTGTATGAAAAAGTGACGAACGGCTTTTTTAAACAGCGTGATGAAAACGGATTTCCGGCGGACTGGACGCTGGCGACGCGCCTCTCCGAAGGCGGCGGAAAAATGATTTGGGGCGAAAGTGCTTACGGGAAACCGGTGCCGGGACTGGAATATGACCGCGCCGGTGCGCTGTGCTGTCAGCAGTCTGTGAAGGTTGACGCCGGACAGAGTTATCGTGTCGGCTGCCGGCTGAAAACCGAGGGGATCAATTCCGGCATGGGTTGCATTCAGGTTGCCTTCAAAGATGAATTCGACGGACTGCTCGGCGATGTAACGCAGGCACCGAAGGGCGAACTTTTTGCCGGCGATACCGACTGGACACAGGATTCATTTGAAATCACCGTGCCGGAAAGTGCTGCGTTTGCCGACATTCGCATCTTCATTAACGGCGCCGGGAAAATTTTCTTCAACGAAATCCGCATGACGCCGGTTGTATAA